In Humulus lupulus chromosome 6, drHumLupu1.1, whole genome shotgun sequence, a single genomic region encodes these proteins:
- the LOC133782684 gene encoding uncharacterized protein At2g34160-like: protein MEEITEGVNAINLAAAGDSYKKNRIQVSNTKKPLFFYVNLAKRYMQQHNEVELSALGMAIATVVTVAEILKNNGLAIEKKIMTSTVDMKDDSRGRPIQKAKIEIVLGKTENFDELMAAAAEERETAAAAEAEEQS from the exons ATGGAAGAGATAACCGAGGGAGTGAACGCCATTAACTTAGCGGCAGCAGGAGATTCCTACAAGAAAAACCGGATTCAGGTCTCCAACACCAAAAAGCCATTGTTTTTCTACGTCAATCTCGCCAAG AGGTACATGCAACAGCACAACGAGGTTGAGCTTTCTGCTCTTGGAATGG CCATTGCTACAGTTGTCACTGTTGCAGAAATTCTGAAGAACAATGGATTAGCTATTGAAAAGA AGATCATGACCTCCACTGTTGATATGAAAGATGACTCCAGAGGACGACCAATCCAAAAGGCCAAG ATTGAGATAGTGCTCGGGAAGACTGAAAATTTTGACGAACTGATGGCGGCTGCAGCAGAGGAAAGGGAAACTGCTGCTGCTGCAGAGGCCGAGGAGCAAAGTTGA